In Chitinophagaceae bacterium C216, the genomic stretch AAGGAAACATTAGTATTCTGCGATCAGGCTCTTCGCCGGATATGTAGTTGACGCCGGCTCCTATATTATAGGTTAACCTGTCAGAAAAGTTTCCGCTCCACATCAACTGATTAATAAAAAGAGTATTATCATTGATTTGCAGACGCCTGATAAGCCCCTCATAGTTATAGTCCTGTGCTACCTGAAAAATTTCGGATTCTTTACCATAAAAATCTGCCGCATATGCCGATCCTGTATGCATATACATAGAATTATAAAACAGTTTTCCTTTTTCAAAATTGAGTTGCAGATTGCCCATTAAAAGATGAGAAACATTTCTTTCGGATTGCTGATAGGTTAAATCCCTGTATGGATCCTGAGGATTGGTTGCAGTAATAAAGCGTGTTACGCCTTCCTCGTATTGAAAAGTATTGTTCATGGCACCGACAAGATAAAAGCTATGCCGGTTCGAGAATTTTTTCCCGCCGGAAATGGCAATACTGCTATTGATCGGTGTGCTTTTCTTTATAGGATCAAGCGAAGTGTTAAAGGCGGAATAATCTGTAATGAATTGTTGGTCTTTTTGGGCGGGTCCTTTGGAGGCAAAAGAATATCCAAGCTTATTCACACCGTCCGGAAGATAAAAGCTGCTACCCGGTACCTGGCTGTTTATGGAGGATGACAGGCTTACCTGTAGTTCAGACCTGCCTGTAAGTTCTTTAGATCTTATATCAATAAGTGCGCCGCCCACATCACCATTCATAGAAGCTGTAAATACTTTGTTTACCCCTATGGATTGGATCATATCGTTGGTGAAAAAACTCAGTGAAATATTCTTAAACTCCGGGTCTTCGGAAGGAATGGCAAACCCGTTAAGCGTAGTGGAATTATAACGATCGCCCAATCCGCGCACAAATACATTCTTTAATCCATCCTGTTTAGAAACACCTGAAATTTTTGTAACGCCGGTTTCAGCATTGCTGATACCTTTTCGCGAAAGCTCCTGCGCTCCGATAGATTGTATCGCTACTACCGCCTTTTTTTGCTCGGTAAGCAGCCTGGTTTCCGACTCCCGATTGACTTTTGAAGTAACAACAATTCCCTGCAGGGTCTTATTATCTTTTATAAGGTTTATTTCTTTAAAAGCATTGTCCTGATTGTTTATTACCACTGCTTCAGTATAAGTTACGTAGCCAACATTGGAAACGGACAGGTTGTAATTACCGACAGGTATGTTAAAAACAAAACGCCCCAGGCTATCTGTTTGCGTATTGAAAGTGCCAGCGCCTGTTATCGTCAAGGTAGCGCCGGCGACGGGTGTTGCAGAAACTGTATCTTTCACTTGTCCGCTAAACTTAACGGGGCCTTGCGCCTGACCGGCGGTTGCAAAAACAACGAGTACTAACAAAAACAAGCCGGGTAAAATTCTTTTCACACTTTAAATTTGCTGCAAAGGTAAACATGCTGTGTTAACACATTATTACGGCCATATTACCAAATTGTAACGCCAATGTTAGCTTAAGATTAACGAGTTAAAAGAAGTGAATAAATGAATATAGATGAAGGAGGTTCTGCGCTTTACCACACGTTAATTTATTAACCTATCAGCCTTTTTTACCCCCAACCAATATTAAGGAATTATTAATTCCTTTAACTTTAAATAATACTATCCTCTAACGAAATATTTTTGCCATTCTAATTTTTCAGGGTATAGGATCTGTCAGATATTAATTTATTCATTTAACAAATGCTTGTAATGCTCTATCATCTGTCGGGACGATTCTTTTGATAATCGTTCTATTTTGAAAGTTTGCAAAGCAGCTTCCAGTTGGTTTAATTTCGTTGTTTCGCCGTGCTGCTGATACATTTTTCGAAGTTGATTGATTTTTTCAAAATCCTGTATACCTTCTATCAATTTTTCAAAACGAATAGAAGTAAGTGGACCGGGATAAACCTGATAAGTATCGCCCGCCGGCCAGGTGATGAACCGACTATCGGTAAGTGGACTTCTGGTCCAGCTATTAAAAGCCCATCTCAGAAATCCATCCATACGAGTAGCCGCCGTGTACCAACCTGCCCATACCGCTTCATCAGGCGGTGAAAAAGTAAACATGTTGGGGTACTTTTCAGTACAACATACATACCAAGTACTCGCTTTACCTTGTTGTTTACGGCTTCTCAGTATTTCCTCCGGATATTGCCATTTAGAAGCAATGCAGTAATCGAAAATGTCTTTTTCAATTTCGGCATGATAATCTCCGGCCAGTGAAACCTTCCATTCGGGGTCGATGGACTTTAATAATCTAATCACTGCTTGCATGGACTCCATCGGACGTTCATCCATGGCAATGGTAGTAATGTTAAACCATCCCTTTGCTTTTAAATGAGCAGTAAAATCGGTAAGCATGTTGCGCCAGAACTCGTTGTATTCGGGAGTGCCGATTTTACCAGTGAAGACAGTATCTTTTTGTAAAGCTTCGTCATAATACTTAAAAGCTATTTTCCATGGAACCATGCTATAACAATTAATCTGCTTGTTGATACCGCAGCTCATCACAAAAGCAACATATTTATCAAACAGAGAGTAATCGTACTTCCACGTACCATCAGCTTTTTTAGTCCATTGAATCAAACTCGGAAAATCATCATAGGTTTGATGATTCCAGGGTTCCTCTACAATGCTTGCCGTAATAATCTTTTGGCCGGCCTCTGCGAGCATGGTATAATATTTACGCATCAACTCAAAATGCTTATCACTCCAAAGCGACACCTGATGCACGCGCGCAATGGCTGCCGGATGTTGCCAATAATCCAATCTGAACGACCAGTCCTGTGGCGAAGGCAATGTTCGATTGATAACGTTTATAGTAATCGGTAAGCGATAATCTTTATCGGCTTTTACGGTAATGAAACCGCTGTACTTCCCGTTCCGTGCATTGTGCGGAATTTTTATCGATATCCATATAGGTTGTGTATTATAACTTGCTACCGCAATCTGTGTAAGCTCGGTATTGATAATATCTGCCACCCACGAAGAATCAAAATCCATTGACTTACGGCGTCCGCATCCATTGCCGAATTCATCAGTCAGCACGTATTGCACAAATCCCACTGTGATATTTTCACTTTGAATACGATGTCCGGTAGTATGCACTAAATCTTCTGTGGATATGCTCATGCGCTCCAGTTTCTTTTTTGAAGCCACTACAATTTGTGTGTGAACTTTTTCATTCTTCCATGCCGTTGCGCTCCAGCTGTTTTGAAGCGTTTCCAGCGGAGGAATGTCTTGTTGATAACGAATAGCCGTAGTACCAAAACCAACCCACACGGGTTGTTTCAGTTGCTGCCACCGTTGTAAACGAGCTGCTTCCGTAAGTTTTATAGATTTTTGCAGTTTTAGACTCACATCCTGCGCGAGGGCGCCAACGAAAAGATTTAAAAAAATCGTCAGTATCCCGATTTTCAGAATTTTCATGACTCAAAAATTATCGATTTAACAAAGCAATACAGAGGTTGGATGGCTATTCTTCAGGCAATCCAGATCAAATTGAAAGATAGCAGAAATCGTAGGGGCAAAAAAACTTTTACAAGACAAATTACTGTGCTAACGTTTGCACAGTGGGGGCTGCATGTAAATATTTTATATTCCTTCACTTTCATGGATGAACTTTTCTACGCATTTTTTATTTACATAAAAGCACCCCGTTAATCTTATGAAAGCCTCCCTTATCTTCTTTTTTATATACTCGCAAAAAAGAACTTAAAATGCAACTCAGATTTGTAGTAAAAATAGAAGTTCATAAGCAAAACGAACGCCAGAGAGCTGACTATTAAAATCTTTCTTCTTTTTCTGAATTAAAAAAGATGTCTCGAATGTTTAATACAATTGCTCATAATTAATTCAGTAAAGCATCCATTTTATTATTCGATTGATTACTACACAGCATCACCCGGCTCTTGTTCTGATTGATAGTCGAGCTTCCATTTTCCTATCAAAAATTCATAAAGATTTTTCAGCTATAAATTAAAAAAGCAAAGGGGCATACTCCAACTCTCCTATGGTTCTCCAAGAAGGCGTGAAAAGACGGCGCTATTACAACATTATAAATAAAAACACATAGACTATTATAAAAGATATTACTCTCATCCATACCGTGGTCACGGCAGATAGTAGAAACGTCTGTAAGTCGTTCTCAAGCCCACATTCATCAAGAATTATTCTACAGAAACTTCGGCATAATGGGGTTATTTGCGGAGCAGCCAGTAACATTCGAGAAGATTGGGGGATACTATACAGAAAAGATGTAGAAATGCTAATAAAAGAGTCTATACTATTGCTGCTTAATAATGATTTACTTTAGTATCCAAAAGCAAGTGCCCCACCATCTACACTGAAATCTTGACCGGTAATATAAGTAGCGGATGGAGAAGCTAGAAAACAAATCATTGCAGACAATTCGATAGGCTTGCCAAAACGATGCAAAGGCATCCGTGATAAAATTTTTTCTTTTCTGTCCGCATCCATTACCTGCAGGTTCATTTCAGAAGGAAACCAGCCAGGCGACACAGAATTTACCAAGATATTGTCTGCATTCCATTCAACGGCTAGGCCACGCGTAATACCTAATACGGCCGATTTACTTGAATTATAAGGAACTACTTCTGAAAAGCCCAGATAAGAAGCCATGGAGGAGATATTAATGATGCGCCCCACATGTTTGGATTTCTTCAAATAGGGATAAGCTGCCTGACAACAATAAAATACAGCATCGGTATTTACCCGATGAATGGCTTCCCAATCTTCTGCAGTGACGTGTTCTGCTCTCGTCCTTTTGGTAATACCTGCATTATTAACCAGCACATCAATACCATGCTGGTCGCCTATTTCTTTGAAAACAGCGCTTACTTCACTTCTATCCGTTACATCGAGTTTCTTAAATATCAGATTATCCGGTATTTCTCTTTCCTGCCTTGTTTTGATGTTCCCAGTACGATTAAGGGCATATACCCTCGCACCACATTCGGCCAGTGTAATAGCCTGATCTAGTCCCAGCCCACTTGATGCACCGGTTACAATAATGGTAATTCCTTTTAATGAGAAAAGTAGCTCAAGCTTATTCACGATACTTAAATATTTGGGTCAAGAATTGATCTTTAAATTGAAAACCCCATCCCGGTTCTGTACGAGGCTTTGCCATACCATTGCTAATTTCCAGAGGGTGATCAATAAGCGGATCTATCCAATCAAACGATTCGGCTCCTGCCCCATTAGGTATAGTACACAAAAGAGGAACATCATAGTCTTTATAATAATGTGGCAAAACAAGGATGCCGTAACTCTGTGCCAGTGCAGCACTTGCTTTCCAACCTTCTACCCCTCCCAAACGAAGGATGTCGGGTTGCCATATATCAATGGCATTTCTTATTAATAGCTCACGTAGCGGAACCATCGAGTATTCCCGCTCACCCATAGCTAAAGAAATTCCTGCTTGGTTTCGCAAAAACTGATATCCCTGAAAGTCTGTATGGTCTATGGGTTCTTCAAACCACTGAATATTTAGATCGCGGGCAGCTCTTGCCAGCAATAAAGCATTGGACACTGTCATACCCTGATTGGCATCCATCATAATATCTACATTATTTCCGACAGCCTCCCTCACCAGTCGCAACCTTTCTAGGTCTTCTCTCCAGTCTGGCTTACCAACTTTTATTTTTACAGCTTTAAAACCTCTATCTTTATAAGCCTTCACCTCTGCTATCAGCTCCTCAATCGAATAAGACAACCAACCTCCACTTCCGTATACAGGCACTTTATTTACCGATACACCCCACAATTTCCATATCGGCTGACCCAGTATTTTACCCCAAGCATCCCACATTGCAATATTAAATGCTCCTTGTGCCCAGCGATTTATACCTTCTTTGCCAAAGTATTCACTCGCCTCATCTGCTTTTTTCAAAACTTTAATGGTATCATGAACTTGCTCACCTACAACGAGACTTCCAATATCTTTTAATGCCCCAACAATGGCCTCCGGACTGTATTGAAAGCTCAGCAAATACGACTCACCAATAACTCCATTCGATACCTGTATGCGCAATACGATAAAGGAAAGTTCGGTAAGCGTATGCGTAGCATCGGCTATATTATAAGGAAGCTCTGCCTTGGCTGTATATATAGAATAATCTGTAATCGTATACATAATGGATATTTTGGCAGCAAATATAATACAGCCCTTCTCAAGGCTTTCAATAAATTATTATTAGCCCTTGAAGAATATAGCCTCTCCTATTTTCATCATCTCGATGTAAAGAAATGTACGTGTGAAAAAAGACTTCGTTAGCGAGCGATTATCTTAATAATAAACCTTTTAATTTTCCTGCGTGAATTATACAGGAAAGTTTGGCTTGTGAGGCCAAGGATAAAGTTATCCCATCGTTTTAAGTTGCCTAGAATGGTTATTATAATTATCGCTGCAAACTCGGAATATACTTTCTGCGTTTAATGCGCTTAATATGCTCCTCTATCTTTAAGATTTGACTGAAGATATCTCATACGATTGAAAAAGAAAAGCTTCCCTTCTTGTATGTTGGCCGTAAATGATTGGGCATAAAAGGTATTATTA encodes the following:
- the Vejaci gene encoding 3,6-anhydro-alpha-L-galactonate cycloisomerase, whose amino-acid sequence is MYTITDYSIYTAKAELPYNIADATHTLTELSFIVLRIQVSNGVIGESYLLSFQYSPEAIVGALKDIGSLVVGEQVHDTIKVLKKADEASEYFGKEGINRWAQGAFNIAMWDAWGKILGQPIWKLWGVSVNKVPVYGSGGWLSYSIEELIAEVKAYKDRGFKAVKIKVGKPDWREDLERLRLVREAVGNNVDIMMDANQGMTVSNALLLARAARDLNIQWFEEPIDHTDFQGYQFLRNQAGISLAMGEREYSMVPLRELLIRNAIDIWQPDILRLGGVEGWKASAALAQSYGILVLPHYYKDYDVPLLCTIPNGAGAESFDWIDPLIDHPLEISNGMAKPRTEPGWGFQFKDQFLTQIFKYRE
- the kduD_1 gene encoding 2-dehydro-3-deoxy-D-gluconate 5-dehydrogenase, translated to MNKLELLFSLKGITIIVTGASSGLGLDQAITLAECGARVYALNRTGNIKTRQEREIPDNLIFKKLDVTDRSEVSAVFKEIGDQHGIDVLVNNAGITKRTRAEHVTAEDWEAIHRVNTDAVFYCCQAAYPYLKKSKHVGRIINISSMASYLGFSEVVPYNSSKSAVLGITRGLAVEWNADNILVNSVSPGWFPSEMNLQVMDADRKEKILSRMPLHRFGKPIELSAMICFLASPSATYITGQDFSVDGGALAFGY